The following are encoded together in the bacterium genome:
- a CDS encoding glycosyltransferase family 2 protein, translated as MNGGPPDLATSSSNSPLFSVIILNWNGRHLLEECLDSVSSQSFRDFETIVVDNGSTDGSVDWLKDRFGDAVLTVALPSNLGFAGGNNAGIRVARGSYVILLNNDTAADPRWLAALADAVRRHPDAGMFTPKILNFYRRDEIDNTGHLIYLDGLARGRDRLEKDGGRFNEEGETLWPSGCAGVYKREMLDRIGLLDESFFAYGEDVDLGLRARWAGWPCFYVPTAVVYHKYSATTGAYSPQKAFLVERNRIWILFKNFPAREILLSPLRTGYRYAYHLAGALSGRGAAGKFAGEYSIGRLFLETLRAEVSALAGIPRLLRVRRAGNALRRMTPREFRSLLARFSLTAHDAAMKN; from the coding sequence GTGAACGGCGGCCCGCCGGACCTCGCGACGTCATCATCAAACTCCCCGCTGTTTTCCGTTATCATCCTGAACTGGAACGGGCGCCACCTGCTGGAGGAGTGCCTGGATTCGGTCTCGTCGCAGTCCTTCCGCGACTTCGAGACGATCGTCGTGGACAACGGATCGACTGACGGCTCCGTCGACTGGCTGAAGGACCGCTTTGGGGACGCGGTCTTAACCGTCGCGCTTCCCTCGAACCTCGGTTTCGCCGGGGGGAACAACGCCGGGATCCGGGTCGCGCGGGGATCGTACGTGATCCTCCTGAACAACGATACGGCCGCCGACCCGAGATGGCTCGCCGCCCTGGCCGACGCCGTTCGGAGGCACCCCGATGCGGGAATGTTCACCCCGAAGATCCTGAACTTTTACCGGAGGGACGAGATCGACAACACGGGGCACCTGATCTACCTCGACGGCTTGGCGCGGGGGCGGGACAGGTTGGAGAAGGACGGCGGACGGTTCAACGAGGAGGGGGAGACCCTCTGGCCGAGCGGGTGTGCGGGGGTGTACAAAAGAGAGATGCTCGACCGGATCGGCCTGCTGGATGAGTCGTTTTTCGCGTACGGGGAGGATGTCGACCTTGGCCTGCGCGCCCGGTGGGCCGGGTGGCCCTGCTTTTACGTCCCGACGGCCGTCGTGTACCATAAATATTCTGCCACGACGGGAGCGTATTCCCCGCAGAAAGCGTTTCTGGTGGAGCGGAACCGCATCTGGATCCTCTTCAAGAATTTTCCGGCCCGTGAAATCCTGCTGTCCCCGTTACGCACCGGATACCGATATGCGTACCACCTGGCGGGAGCCCTTTCCGGGCGCGGCGCCGCGGGAAAGTTCGCCGGAGAATATTCCATCGGTAGACTGTTCCTCGAAACTCTTCGGGCCGAGGTATCCGCTCTCGCCGGGATTCCGCGGTTGCTTCGGGTCCGACGTGCCGGGAACGCCCTGCGCCGCATGACCCCGAGGGAGTTCCGCTCCCTGCTGGCGAGATTCTCCCTCACCGCGCATGATGCGGCCATGAAGAATTGA